A portion of the Acanthopagrus latus isolate v.2019 chromosome 21, fAcaLat1.1, whole genome shotgun sequence genome contains these proteins:
- the LOC119010865 gene encoding epidermal growth factor receptor substrate 15-like 1 isoform X2: protein MRTPETPGNMAALMTLSQLSSGFPAYESYYRQLDPLNTGKISAGDAAQFLKKSGLSDSTLGKIWDLADSERKGYLDKRGFFVALRLVASAQGGNDISLNNLNRNLAAPKFRDTSSPLLSASTSGPDSQWAIRPDEKGKFEAIFESLSPLNGLLPGDKVRPVLVNSKLPLDVLGKIWDLSDVDKDGHLDKDEFTVAMHLVYRAMEKEPVPVALPTSLIPPSKRKKFASGLPGAVAVLPAMPGLMGGPAPLKETLRSTPPLSTAGLLSSSTVNLSPKHSFKSSSPPAVNWVVPVADRERYDDIFKKADTDNDGLVNGTEVIEIFMQSSLSQTMLAQIWGLADTKQTGKLTREQFSLAMYLIQQKTTKGVDPPSTLTPDMIPPSERTAASAAAHDSASSTGSAELTGIKELDDLSQEIAQLQREKFILEQEIREKEEAIRHQNSEVQDMQDGLDRESSSLQDLESQKQVAQERLEEMDQQRSKLEGMLNDVKQKCQEETQLISSLQSQIRSQETDLRSQEDEVSRTKVELSRLQEEEAQLEQSLLSGRVQLDSIVKSLKTTQDEINQARSKLSLIQDNQKEVTKTIEQYNSALSDINGGNLSNLPDLSEGFAERENGGFRSTDDSFKSKIAMFNNNSAKEPPADPFQTEDPFKSDPFTDPFGGDPFKESDPFKGTSSEDFFKRTDKPDLFGSSDPFGRRPTPPAKPSAFSSGDPFSSNSPKLKDSDVFGTTDPFGSNSFGSKGSGFADFSQMSKKSDNPALPSKKNVPNRPAPPYGTFSLTASEPIWSDSKDSFVTTHSSKTSKDCPLGFAEFGSFGSENQQLEWAKRESEREEQERLRRLRLQEQQDLELAIALSRADMPSS, encoded by the exons ATGCGCACTCCCGAGACACCAGGAAATATGGCGGCGCTCATGACTCTCAGTCAG TTATCAAGTGGATTCCCAGCCTATGAGAGCTATTACAGACAG CTGGATCCATTAAACACAGGCAAAATATCAGCTGGAGATGCAGCTCAGTTCCTCAAGAAGTCTGGGCTGTCGGACAGTACTTTAGGGAAG atttgGGATTTGGCAGATTCAGAGAGAAAAGGCTATTTGGATAAGCGG GGTTTCTTCGTAGCGTTGAGACTGGTGGCCTCAGCGCAGGGTGGAAATGACATCAGCCTTAATAACCTCAACCGAAACTTGGCTGCACCAAAATTT agagACACTAGCAGCCCATTATTAAGTGCTTCAACATCAGGACCTGACTCACAGTGGGCAATTAGG cCTGATGAAAAAGGGAAGTTTGAGGCCATTTTTGAGAGTCTGTCTCCTTTAAATGGTCTCCTCCCTGGGGATAAAGTCAGGCCGGTTTTGGTCAACTCCAAGCTACCTCTGGATGTGTTAGGAAAG ATTTGGGACCTCAGTGATGTTGACAAAGATGGACATTTGGACAAAGATGAATTCACAGTG GCCATGCATCTTGTGTATCGTGCCATGGAGAAGGAGCCTGTCCCAGTGGCCTTACCCACTTCCCTCATACCCCCTTCTAAAAGGAAAAAATTTGCAAGTGGTCTGCCAGGTGCTGTTGCTGTGCTGCCAGCTATGCCTGGGCTTATGGGTGGTCCTGCCCCACTCAAGGAGACCCTGCGAAGCACTCCTCCTCTGAGCACCGCTGGTCTCCTCAGCAGCAGTACTGTCAACCTCTCTCCAAAACACTCCTTTAAATCCAGCTCACCG CCAGCAGTGAACTGGGTGGTACCGGTGGCCGATAGGGAGAGATATGATGACATCTTCAAGAAAGCAGACACCGACAACGACGGCCTTGTTAATGGAACGGAGGTCATAGAGATCTTCATGCAGTCCAGTCTCTCGCAGACTATGCTGGCACAGATATG GGGACTCGCCGACACTAAACAGACAGGAAAGCTGACCCGGGAGCAGTTCTCTCTGGCCATGTAtctgatccagcagaagaccACTAAAGGCGTAGACCCTCCCTCCACTCTTACCCCAGACATGATCCCTCCATCAGAAAGGACTGCGGCTTCAGCAGCGGCCCAC GACAGCGCCAGCTCCACGGGGTCGGCCGAGCTGACGGGCATCAAAGAGCTGGATGACCTCAGCCAGGAAATCGCTCAGCTGCAGAG AGAGAAATTCATTCTGGAGCAGGAGATCAGGGAAAAGGAGGAAGCCATCAGACATCAAAATAGTGAAGTTCAG GACATGCAGGATGGATTGGACAGGgagagcagcagcctgcaggaccTGGAATCGCAGAAGCAGGTTGCACAGGAGCGACTAGAGGAGATGGACCAGCAGCGCTCCAAGCTAGAGGGAATGCTCAACGATGTCAAGCAGAAGTGCCAGGAAGAGACCCAGTTG ATCTCATCCCTGCAGAGCCAGATCCGCTCTCAGGAGACCGACCTCCGCAGCCAGGAGGATGAAGTGAGTCGCACCAAGGTGGAGCTGAGccggctgcaggaggaggaggcccagTTGGAGCAGAGCCTGCTCTCTGGTCGGGTCCAGCTGGACAGCATCGTCAAGTCGCTCAAAACCACTCAGGACGAGATCAACCAG gcTCGCAGTAAGCTGTCGTTGATTCAGGACAATCAAAAGGAGGTGACCAAGACCATTGAGCAGTACAACAGCGCTCTGAGTGACATCAACGGGGGGAACTTGAGCAACCTGCCGGACTTAAGTGAAGGGTTTGCTGAGAGGGAGAATGGAGGTTTCAGAAGTACG GATGACTCATTTAAGTCAAAGATAGCCAtgttcaacaacaacagtgctAAGGAGCCTCCAGCAGACCCTTTCCAGACAGAGGACCCCTTCAAATCTGACCCTTTCACAG ATCCATTCGGAGGAGACCCTTTCAAAGAGAGCGACCCCTTCAAAGGCACCTCATCTGAAGATTTCTTTAAGAGAACAGACAAGCCAGACCTGTTTGGATCCTCTGACCCCTTTGGTAGACGACCCACCCCGCCAGCTAAG ccAAGTGCCTTCAGCAGCGGTGACCCTTTCTCGTCAAACAGCCCCAAACTAAAGGATTCAG ATGTGTTTGGGACAACAGACCCCTTTGGAAGCAACTCTTTTGGAAGCAAAGGGAGTGGATTTGCCGACTTTAGTCAGATGTCAAAG AAGTCGGACAACCCTGCGCTCCcatcaaagaaaaatgtgccTAATCGGCCTGCACCTCCCTATG GTACGTTCAGTTTGACTGCATCAGAGCCGATCTGGAGTGACAGTAAAGACTCTTTTGTTACGACACACTCGAGTAAAACATCCAAAGACTGCCCCCTGGGTTTTGCAGAGTTTGGCTCA TTCGGAAGTGAGAACCAGCAGCTGGAATGGGCCAAGCGGGAGAGCGAGCgtgaggagcaggagaggctgAGGAGGCTGCGGCTCCAGGAGCAGCAGGACCTGGAGCTGGCCATCGCTCTCAGCAGGGCCGACATGCCCAGCTCCTGA
- the LOC119010865 gene encoding epidermal growth factor receptor substrate 15-like 1 isoform X1, whose translation MRTPETPGNMAALMTLSQLSSGFPAYESYYRQLDPLNTGKISAGDAAQFLKKSGLSDSTLGKIWDLADSERKGYLDKRGFFVALRLVASAQGGNDISLNNLNRNLAAPKFRDTSSPLLSASTSGPDSQWAIRPDEKGKFEAIFESLSPLNGLLPGDKVRPVLVNSKLPLDVLGKIWDLSDVDKDGHLDKDEFTVAMHLVYRAMEKEPVPVALPTSLIPPSKRKKFASGLPGAVAVLPAMPGLMGGPAPLKETLRSTPPLSTAGLLSSSTVNLSPKHSFKSSSPPAVNWVVPVADRERYDDIFKKADTDNDGLVNGTEVIEIFMQSSLSQTMLAQIWGLADTKQTGKLTREQFSLAMYLIQQKTTKGVDPPSTLTPDMIPPSERTAASAAAHSYAGLMASMRAEYAPLTNMRRDSASSTGSAELTGIKELDDLSQEIAQLQREKFILEQEIREKEEAIRHQNSEVQDMQDGLDRESSSLQDLESQKQVAQERLEEMDQQRSKLEGMLNDVKQKCQEETQLISSLQSQIRSQETDLRSQEDEVSRTKVELSRLQEEEAQLEQSLLSGRVQLDSIVKSLKTTQDEINQARSKLSLIQDNQKEVTKTIEQYNSALSDINGGNLSNLPDLSEGFAERENGGFRSTDDSFKSKIAMFNNNSAKEPPADPFQTEDPFKSDPFTDPFGGDPFKESDPFKGTSSEDFFKRTDKPDLFGSSDPFGRRPTPPAKPSAFSSGDPFSSNSPKLKDSDVFGTTDPFGSNSFGSKGSGFADFSQMSKKSDNPALPSKKNVPNRPAPPYGTFSLTASEPIWSDSKDSFVTTHSSKTSKDCPLGFAEFGSFGSENQQLEWAKRESEREEQERLRRLRLQEQQDLELAIALSRADMPSS comes from the exons ATGCGCACTCCCGAGACACCAGGAAATATGGCGGCGCTCATGACTCTCAGTCAG TTATCAAGTGGATTCCCAGCCTATGAGAGCTATTACAGACAG CTGGATCCATTAAACACAGGCAAAATATCAGCTGGAGATGCAGCTCAGTTCCTCAAGAAGTCTGGGCTGTCGGACAGTACTTTAGGGAAG atttgGGATTTGGCAGATTCAGAGAGAAAAGGCTATTTGGATAAGCGG GGTTTCTTCGTAGCGTTGAGACTGGTGGCCTCAGCGCAGGGTGGAAATGACATCAGCCTTAATAACCTCAACCGAAACTTGGCTGCACCAAAATTT agagACACTAGCAGCCCATTATTAAGTGCTTCAACATCAGGACCTGACTCACAGTGGGCAATTAGG cCTGATGAAAAAGGGAAGTTTGAGGCCATTTTTGAGAGTCTGTCTCCTTTAAATGGTCTCCTCCCTGGGGATAAAGTCAGGCCGGTTTTGGTCAACTCCAAGCTACCTCTGGATGTGTTAGGAAAG ATTTGGGACCTCAGTGATGTTGACAAAGATGGACATTTGGACAAAGATGAATTCACAGTG GCCATGCATCTTGTGTATCGTGCCATGGAGAAGGAGCCTGTCCCAGTGGCCTTACCCACTTCCCTCATACCCCCTTCTAAAAGGAAAAAATTTGCAAGTGGTCTGCCAGGTGCTGTTGCTGTGCTGCCAGCTATGCCTGGGCTTATGGGTGGTCCTGCCCCACTCAAGGAGACCCTGCGAAGCACTCCTCCTCTGAGCACCGCTGGTCTCCTCAGCAGCAGTACTGTCAACCTCTCTCCAAAACACTCCTTTAAATCCAGCTCACCG CCAGCAGTGAACTGGGTGGTACCGGTGGCCGATAGGGAGAGATATGATGACATCTTCAAGAAAGCAGACACCGACAACGACGGCCTTGTTAATGGAACGGAGGTCATAGAGATCTTCATGCAGTCCAGTCTCTCGCAGACTATGCTGGCACAGATATG GGGACTCGCCGACACTAAACAGACAGGAAAGCTGACCCGGGAGCAGTTCTCTCTGGCCATGTAtctgatccagcagaagaccACTAAAGGCGTAGACCCTCCCTCCACTCTTACCCCAGACATGATCCCTCCATCAGAAAGGACTGCGGCTTCAGCAGCGGCCCAC AGCTATGCGGGGCTTATGGCATCCATGAGAGCTGAATATGCTCCACTAACTAATATGCGCAGA GACAGCGCCAGCTCCACGGGGTCGGCCGAGCTGACGGGCATCAAAGAGCTGGATGACCTCAGCCAGGAAATCGCTCAGCTGCAGAG AGAGAAATTCATTCTGGAGCAGGAGATCAGGGAAAAGGAGGAAGCCATCAGACATCAAAATAGTGAAGTTCAG GACATGCAGGATGGATTGGACAGGgagagcagcagcctgcaggaccTGGAATCGCAGAAGCAGGTTGCACAGGAGCGACTAGAGGAGATGGACCAGCAGCGCTCCAAGCTAGAGGGAATGCTCAACGATGTCAAGCAGAAGTGCCAGGAAGAGACCCAGTTG ATCTCATCCCTGCAGAGCCAGATCCGCTCTCAGGAGACCGACCTCCGCAGCCAGGAGGATGAAGTGAGTCGCACCAAGGTGGAGCTGAGccggctgcaggaggaggaggcccagTTGGAGCAGAGCCTGCTCTCTGGTCGGGTCCAGCTGGACAGCATCGTCAAGTCGCTCAAAACCACTCAGGACGAGATCAACCAG gcTCGCAGTAAGCTGTCGTTGATTCAGGACAATCAAAAGGAGGTGACCAAGACCATTGAGCAGTACAACAGCGCTCTGAGTGACATCAACGGGGGGAACTTGAGCAACCTGCCGGACTTAAGTGAAGGGTTTGCTGAGAGGGAGAATGGAGGTTTCAGAAGTACG GATGACTCATTTAAGTCAAAGATAGCCAtgttcaacaacaacagtgctAAGGAGCCTCCAGCAGACCCTTTCCAGACAGAGGACCCCTTCAAATCTGACCCTTTCACAG ATCCATTCGGAGGAGACCCTTTCAAAGAGAGCGACCCCTTCAAAGGCACCTCATCTGAAGATTTCTTTAAGAGAACAGACAAGCCAGACCTGTTTGGATCCTCTGACCCCTTTGGTAGACGACCCACCCCGCCAGCTAAG ccAAGTGCCTTCAGCAGCGGTGACCCTTTCTCGTCAAACAGCCCCAAACTAAAGGATTCAG ATGTGTTTGGGACAACAGACCCCTTTGGAAGCAACTCTTTTGGAAGCAAAGGGAGTGGATTTGCCGACTTTAGTCAGATGTCAAAG AAGTCGGACAACCCTGCGCTCCcatcaaagaaaaatgtgccTAATCGGCCTGCACCTCCCTATG GTACGTTCAGTTTGACTGCATCAGAGCCGATCTGGAGTGACAGTAAAGACTCTTTTGTTACGACACACTCGAGTAAAACATCCAAAGACTGCCCCCTGGGTTTTGCAGAGTTTGGCTCA TTCGGAAGTGAGAACCAGCAGCTGGAATGGGCCAAGCGGGAGAGCGAGCgtgaggagcaggagaggctgAGGAGGCTGCGGCTCCAGGAGCAGCAGGACCTGGAGCTGGCCATCGCTCTCAGCAGGGCCGACATGCCCAGCTCCTGA
- the LOC119010865 gene encoding epidermal growth factor receptor substrate 15-like 1 isoform X3, with protein MRTPETPGNMAALMTLSQLSSGFPAYESYYRQLDPLNTGKISAGDAAQFLKKSGLSDSTLGKIWDLADSERKGYLDKRGFFVALRLVASAQGGNDISLNNLNRNLAAPKFRDTSSPLLSASTSGPDSQWAIRPDEKGKFEAIFESLSPLNGLLPGDKVRPVLVNSKLPLDVLGKIWDLSDVDKDGHLDKDEFTVAMHLVYRAMEKEPVPVALPTSLIPPSKRKKFASGLPGAVAVLPAMPGLMGGPAPLKETLRSTPPLSTAGLLSSSTVNLSPKHSFKSSSPPAVNWVVPVADRERYDDIFKKADTDNDGLVNGTEVIEIFMQSSLSQTMLAQIWGLADTKQTGKLTREQFSLAMYLIQQKTTKGVDPPSTLTPDMIPPSERTAASAAAHSYAGLMASMRAEYAPLTNMRRDSASSTGSAELTGIKELDDLSQEIAQLQREKFILEQEIREKEEAIRHQNSEVQDMQDGLDRESSSLQDLESQKQVAQERLEEMDQQRSKLEGMLNDVKQKCQEETQLISSLQSQIRSQETDLRSQEDEVSRTKVELSRLQEEEAQLEQSLLSGRVQLDSIVKSLKTTQDEINQARSKLSLIQDNQKEVTKTIEQYNSALSDINGGNLSNLPDLSEGFAERENGGFRSTDDSFKSKIAMFNNNSAKEPPADPFQTEDPFKSDPFTDPFGGDPFKESDPFKGTSSEDFFKRTDKPDLFGSSDPFGRRPTPPAKPSAFSSGDPFSSNSPKLKDSDVFGTTDPFGSNSFGSKGSGFADFSQMSKKSDNPALPSKKNVPNRPAPPYGSEYGKFGSENQQLEWAKRESEREEQERLRRLRLQEQQDLELAIALSRADMPSS; from the exons ATGCGCACTCCCGAGACACCAGGAAATATGGCGGCGCTCATGACTCTCAGTCAG TTATCAAGTGGATTCCCAGCCTATGAGAGCTATTACAGACAG CTGGATCCATTAAACACAGGCAAAATATCAGCTGGAGATGCAGCTCAGTTCCTCAAGAAGTCTGGGCTGTCGGACAGTACTTTAGGGAAG atttgGGATTTGGCAGATTCAGAGAGAAAAGGCTATTTGGATAAGCGG GGTTTCTTCGTAGCGTTGAGACTGGTGGCCTCAGCGCAGGGTGGAAATGACATCAGCCTTAATAACCTCAACCGAAACTTGGCTGCACCAAAATTT agagACACTAGCAGCCCATTATTAAGTGCTTCAACATCAGGACCTGACTCACAGTGGGCAATTAGG cCTGATGAAAAAGGGAAGTTTGAGGCCATTTTTGAGAGTCTGTCTCCTTTAAATGGTCTCCTCCCTGGGGATAAAGTCAGGCCGGTTTTGGTCAACTCCAAGCTACCTCTGGATGTGTTAGGAAAG ATTTGGGACCTCAGTGATGTTGACAAAGATGGACATTTGGACAAAGATGAATTCACAGTG GCCATGCATCTTGTGTATCGTGCCATGGAGAAGGAGCCTGTCCCAGTGGCCTTACCCACTTCCCTCATACCCCCTTCTAAAAGGAAAAAATTTGCAAGTGGTCTGCCAGGTGCTGTTGCTGTGCTGCCAGCTATGCCTGGGCTTATGGGTGGTCCTGCCCCACTCAAGGAGACCCTGCGAAGCACTCCTCCTCTGAGCACCGCTGGTCTCCTCAGCAGCAGTACTGTCAACCTCTCTCCAAAACACTCCTTTAAATCCAGCTCACCG CCAGCAGTGAACTGGGTGGTACCGGTGGCCGATAGGGAGAGATATGATGACATCTTCAAGAAAGCAGACACCGACAACGACGGCCTTGTTAATGGAACGGAGGTCATAGAGATCTTCATGCAGTCCAGTCTCTCGCAGACTATGCTGGCACAGATATG GGGACTCGCCGACACTAAACAGACAGGAAAGCTGACCCGGGAGCAGTTCTCTCTGGCCATGTAtctgatccagcagaagaccACTAAAGGCGTAGACCCTCCCTCCACTCTTACCCCAGACATGATCCCTCCATCAGAAAGGACTGCGGCTTCAGCAGCGGCCCAC AGCTATGCGGGGCTTATGGCATCCATGAGAGCTGAATATGCTCCACTAACTAATATGCGCAGA GACAGCGCCAGCTCCACGGGGTCGGCCGAGCTGACGGGCATCAAAGAGCTGGATGACCTCAGCCAGGAAATCGCTCAGCTGCAGAG AGAGAAATTCATTCTGGAGCAGGAGATCAGGGAAAAGGAGGAAGCCATCAGACATCAAAATAGTGAAGTTCAG GACATGCAGGATGGATTGGACAGGgagagcagcagcctgcaggaccTGGAATCGCAGAAGCAGGTTGCACAGGAGCGACTAGAGGAGATGGACCAGCAGCGCTCCAAGCTAGAGGGAATGCTCAACGATGTCAAGCAGAAGTGCCAGGAAGAGACCCAGTTG ATCTCATCCCTGCAGAGCCAGATCCGCTCTCAGGAGACCGACCTCCGCAGCCAGGAGGATGAAGTGAGTCGCACCAAGGTGGAGCTGAGccggctgcaggaggaggaggcccagTTGGAGCAGAGCCTGCTCTCTGGTCGGGTCCAGCTGGACAGCATCGTCAAGTCGCTCAAAACCACTCAGGACGAGATCAACCAG gcTCGCAGTAAGCTGTCGTTGATTCAGGACAATCAAAAGGAGGTGACCAAGACCATTGAGCAGTACAACAGCGCTCTGAGTGACATCAACGGGGGGAACTTGAGCAACCTGCCGGACTTAAGTGAAGGGTTTGCTGAGAGGGAGAATGGAGGTTTCAGAAGTACG GATGACTCATTTAAGTCAAAGATAGCCAtgttcaacaacaacagtgctAAGGAGCCTCCAGCAGACCCTTTCCAGACAGAGGACCCCTTCAAATCTGACCCTTTCACAG ATCCATTCGGAGGAGACCCTTTCAAAGAGAGCGACCCCTTCAAAGGCACCTCATCTGAAGATTTCTTTAAGAGAACAGACAAGCCAGACCTGTTTGGATCCTCTGACCCCTTTGGTAGACGACCCACCCCGCCAGCTAAG ccAAGTGCCTTCAGCAGCGGTGACCCTTTCTCGTCAAACAGCCCCAAACTAAAGGATTCAG ATGTGTTTGGGACAACAGACCCCTTTGGAAGCAACTCTTTTGGAAGCAAAGGGAGTGGATTTGCCGACTTTAGTCAGATGTCAAAG AAGTCGGACAACCCTGCGCTCCcatcaaagaaaaatgtgccTAATCGGCCTGCACCTCCCTATG GATCTGAGTATGGCAAG TTCGGAAGTGAGAACCAGCAGCTGGAATGGGCCAAGCGGGAGAGCGAGCgtgaggagcaggagaggctgAGGAGGCTGCGGCTCCAGGAGCAGCAGGACCTGGAGCTGGCCATCGCTCTCAGCAGGGCCGACATGCCCAGCTCCTGA
- the LOC119010865 gene encoding epidermal growth factor receptor substrate 15-like 1 isoform X4: MRTPETPGNMAALMTLSQLSSGFPAYESYYRQLDPLNTGKISAGDAAQFLKKSGLSDSTLGKIWDLADSERKGYLDKRGFFVALRLVASAQGGNDISLNNLNRNLAAPKFRDTSSPLLSASTSGPDSQWAIRPDEKGKFEAIFESLSPLNGLLPGDKVRPVLVNSKLPLDVLGKIWDLSDVDKDGHLDKDEFTVAMHLVYRAMEKEPVPVALPTSLIPPSKRKKFASGLPGAVAVLPAMPGLMGGPAPLKETLRSTPPLSTAGLLSSSTVNLSPKHSFKSSSPPAVNWVVPVADRERYDDIFKKADTDNDGLVNGTEVIEIFMQSSLSQTMLAQIWGLADTKQTGKLTREQFSLAMYLIQQKTTKGVDPPSTLTPDMIPPSERTAASAAAHSYAGLMASMRAEYAPLTNMRRDSASSTGSAELTGIKELDDLSQEIAQLQREKFILEQEIREKEEAIRHQNSEVQDMQDGLDRESSSLQDLESQKQVAQERLEEMDQQRSKLEGMLNDVKQKCQEETQLISSLQSQIRSQETDLRSQEDEVSRTKVELSRLQEEEAQLEQSLLSGRVQLDSIVKSLKTTQDEINQARSKLSLIQDNQKEVTKTIEQYNSALSDINGGNLSNLPDLSEGFAERENGGFRSTDDSFKSKIAMFNNNSAKEPPADPFQTEDPFKSDPFTDPFGGDPFKESDPFKGTSSEDFFKRTDKPDLFGSSDPFGRRPTPPAKPSAFSSGDPFSSNSPKLKDSDVFGTTDPFGSNSFGSKGSGFADFSQMSKKSDNPALPSKKNVPNRPAPPYVRK; this comes from the exons ATGCGCACTCCCGAGACACCAGGAAATATGGCGGCGCTCATGACTCTCAGTCAG TTATCAAGTGGATTCCCAGCCTATGAGAGCTATTACAGACAG CTGGATCCATTAAACACAGGCAAAATATCAGCTGGAGATGCAGCTCAGTTCCTCAAGAAGTCTGGGCTGTCGGACAGTACTTTAGGGAAG atttgGGATTTGGCAGATTCAGAGAGAAAAGGCTATTTGGATAAGCGG GGTTTCTTCGTAGCGTTGAGACTGGTGGCCTCAGCGCAGGGTGGAAATGACATCAGCCTTAATAACCTCAACCGAAACTTGGCTGCACCAAAATTT agagACACTAGCAGCCCATTATTAAGTGCTTCAACATCAGGACCTGACTCACAGTGGGCAATTAGG cCTGATGAAAAAGGGAAGTTTGAGGCCATTTTTGAGAGTCTGTCTCCTTTAAATGGTCTCCTCCCTGGGGATAAAGTCAGGCCGGTTTTGGTCAACTCCAAGCTACCTCTGGATGTGTTAGGAAAG ATTTGGGACCTCAGTGATGTTGACAAAGATGGACATTTGGACAAAGATGAATTCACAGTG GCCATGCATCTTGTGTATCGTGCCATGGAGAAGGAGCCTGTCCCAGTGGCCTTACCCACTTCCCTCATACCCCCTTCTAAAAGGAAAAAATTTGCAAGTGGTCTGCCAGGTGCTGTTGCTGTGCTGCCAGCTATGCCTGGGCTTATGGGTGGTCCTGCCCCACTCAAGGAGACCCTGCGAAGCACTCCTCCTCTGAGCACCGCTGGTCTCCTCAGCAGCAGTACTGTCAACCTCTCTCCAAAACACTCCTTTAAATCCAGCTCACCG CCAGCAGTGAACTGGGTGGTACCGGTGGCCGATAGGGAGAGATATGATGACATCTTCAAGAAAGCAGACACCGACAACGACGGCCTTGTTAATGGAACGGAGGTCATAGAGATCTTCATGCAGTCCAGTCTCTCGCAGACTATGCTGGCACAGATATG GGGACTCGCCGACACTAAACAGACAGGAAAGCTGACCCGGGAGCAGTTCTCTCTGGCCATGTAtctgatccagcagaagaccACTAAAGGCGTAGACCCTCCCTCCACTCTTACCCCAGACATGATCCCTCCATCAGAAAGGACTGCGGCTTCAGCAGCGGCCCAC AGCTATGCGGGGCTTATGGCATCCATGAGAGCTGAATATGCTCCACTAACTAATATGCGCAGA GACAGCGCCAGCTCCACGGGGTCGGCCGAGCTGACGGGCATCAAAGAGCTGGATGACCTCAGCCAGGAAATCGCTCAGCTGCAGAG AGAGAAATTCATTCTGGAGCAGGAGATCAGGGAAAAGGAGGAAGCCATCAGACATCAAAATAGTGAAGTTCAG GACATGCAGGATGGATTGGACAGGgagagcagcagcctgcaggaccTGGAATCGCAGAAGCAGGTTGCACAGGAGCGACTAGAGGAGATGGACCAGCAGCGCTCCAAGCTAGAGGGAATGCTCAACGATGTCAAGCAGAAGTGCCAGGAAGAGACCCAGTTG ATCTCATCCCTGCAGAGCCAGATCCGCTCTCAGGAGACCGACCTCCGCAGCCAGGAGGATGAAGTGAGTCGCACCAAGGTGGAGCTGAGccggctgcaggaggaggaggcccagTTGGAGCAGAGCCTGCTCTCTGGTCGGGTCCAGCTGGACAGCATCGTCAAGTCGCTCAAAACCACTCAGGACGAGATCAACCAG gcTCGCAGTAAGCTGTCGTTGATTCAGGACAATCAAAAGGAGGTGACCAAGACCATTGAGCAGTACAACAGCGCTCTGAGTGACATCAACGGGGGGAACTTGAGCAACCTGCCGGACTTAAGTGAAGGGTTTGCTGAGAGGGAGAATGGAGGTTTCAGAAGTACG GATGACTCATTTAAGTCAAAGATAGCCAtgttcaacaacaacagtgctAAGGAGCCTCCAGCAGACCCTTTCCAGACAGAGGACCCCTTCAAATCTGACCCTTTCACAG ATCCATTCGGAGGAGACCCTTTCAAAGAGAGCGACCCCTTCAAAGGCACCTCATCTGAAGATTTCTTTAAGAGAACAGACAAGCCAGACCTGTTTGGATCCTCTGACCCCTTTGGTAGACGACCCACCCCGCCAGCTAAG ccAAGTGCCTTCAGCAGCGGTGACCCTTTCTCGTCAAACAGCCCCAAACTAAAGGATTCAG ATGTGTTTGGGACAACAGACCCCTTTGGAAGCAACTCTTTTGGAAGCAAAGGGAGTGGATTTGCCGACTTTAGTCAGATGTCAAAG AAGTCGGACAACCCTGCGCTCCcatcaaagaaaaatgtgccTAATCGGCCTGCACCTCCCTATG TTCGGAAGTGA